A genomic window from Gemmatimonadaceae bacterium includes:
- a CDS encoding ABC transporter ATP-binding protein has product MLAVELAGVTKRFGAVTAVDDVSLQIESGEIVAFLGPNGAGKTTTIDMLLGLARPDAGRVSVYGDTPAAAIERGHVAAVMQNSGLLKDYTVRETVTYMSSLFAKSQPVGEVLDRAGISEIGDRAVGKCSGGEQQRLRFALALLSDPRLLILDEPTTGMDVESRRGFWSTIRDDAARGRTVMFATHYLDEADAYADRIVLIRRGRIVADGTTAEIKNLASGRTVRATLPNADVAGLRTMSGVMNVETRGDTLLVQCADSDAVARHLLTTTPARDLEISSSNLEEAFLTLTATADPAT; this is encoded by the coding sequence TTGCTCGCAGTCGAGCTTGCCGGCGTCACCAAGCGCTTCGGCGCCGTGACCGCCGTCGACGACGTCTCCCTCCAAATCGAATCCGGCGAGATCGTCGCCTTTCTCGGCCCCAACGGTGCGGGAAAGACGACGACGATCGACATGCTCCTGGGGCTCGCGCGGCCCGATGCGGGCCGCGTCAGCGTCTACGGCGATACACCGGCTGCCGCGATCGAGCGTGGGCACGTCGCCGCCGTGATGCAGAACAGCGGATTGCTCAAGGACTACACCGTGCGCGAAACGGTGACGTACATGTCGTCGCTGTTCGCCAAGTCGCAACCCGTTGGCGAGGTGCTCGACCGCGCCGGGATTTCAGAGATTGGTGATCGCGCCGTCGGAAAGTGCTCGGGTGGCGAGCAACAGCGCCTTCGCTTCGCGCTCGCGCTGTTGTCCGATCCGCGTCTGCTCATTCTCGACGAGCCGACGACCGGCATGGACGTCGAATCGCGCCGCGGGTTCTGGTCGACCATCCGCGACGACGCGGCGCGCGGGCGTACCGTGATGTTCGCCACACATTATCTCGACGAAGCGGACGCGTACGCCGACCGCATCGTGCTCATTCGCCGCGGACGCATCGTCGCCGACGGCACCACGGCGGAGATCAAGAATCTCGCATCGGGGCGCACCGTGCGCGCGACGCTGCCGAACGCGGACGTCGCTGGCCTTCGCACGATGTCCGGCGTGATGAACGTCGAGACGCGCGGCGACACCCTGCTCGTGCAGTGCGCCGACTCCGACGCCGTCGCGCGGCATCTGTTGACCACCACGCCGGCGCGGGACCTCGAGATCTCATCGAGCAATCTCGAGGAGGCCTTTCTCACGCTCACCGCCACCGCCGACCCGGCGACTTGA
- a CDS encoding C40 family peptidase, producing the protein MTTRTLPRVVAVAVVLTSLVTGCASSGTLGVPPGTILATVIANLPRSSSSNGSSSGSSNGGSAPARSRIPASPAASARVANLLHFADSFVGVKYTWGGNSPREGFDCSGFTKYVFAKQGITLPRTSREQVRAGSPVAADFRALRPGDLMLFAEPGQAISHVAIYAGDGRIIHSSTATGGVGYTDLNTGGEWFVQYFVAARRVE; encoded by the coding sequence ATGACCACGCGCACTCTCCCCCGAGTCGTCGCGGTCGCCGTAGTACTCACCTCGTTGGTCACCGGCTGTGCGTCGTCGGGGACACTCGGCGTACCGCCCGGAACCATCCTCGCGACTGTGATCGCGAATCTGCCGCGGAGCAGTAGTTCGAACGGCTCTTCCAGCGGCTCTTCGAACGGCGGCTCCGCTCCCGCACGTTCGCGAATTCCCGCATCGCCCGCCGCGTCGGCGCGCGTGGCGAATCTGCTTCACTTCGCCGATTCGTTCGTCGGCGTGAAGTACACGTGGGGCGGCAACTCGCCGCGCGAAGGATTCGACTGCTCGGGATTCACCAAGTATGTCTTCGCGAAGCAAGGCATCACGCTGCCGCGCACGTCGCGCGAGCAGGTGCGCGCGGGCTCGCCGGTCGCTGCTGATTTCCGCGCGTTGCGTCCCGGCGACTTGATGTTGTTCGCCGAGCCGGGGCAGGCGATCTCGCACGTGGCGATCTATGCGGGCGATGGACGAATCATCCATTCATCGACCGCGACAGGCGGCGTGGGCTACACGGATTTGAACACCGGCGGCGAGTGGTTCGTGCAGTACTTCGTGGCGGCGCGGCGCGTGGAGTAA
- a CDS encoding PadR family transcriptional regulator: MPAITVDLEFKRGAIELLVLKAVSWGPMHGYGIAKWIQQTTDDALRVEEGSLYPALHRLEDKGLVEPEWGLSESNRRAKYYSITAHGRKALRVEVESWTLFSAAIAKVIVAPRPGM, from the coding sequence GTGCCGGCGATCACCGTCGATCTCGAATTCAAGCGCGGGGCCATCGAGCTGCTCGTCCTCAAGGCGGTGTCGTGGGGGCCGATGCACGGCTACGGCATCGCGAAATGGATTCAGCAGACCACCGACGACGCGCTGCGCGTCGAGGAAGGCTCGCTCTACCCCGCCCTGCATCGTCTCGAGGACAAGGGACTCGTGGAACCCGAGTGGGGACTCTCCGAATCCAACCGCCGCGCGAAGTACTACTCCATCACCGCGCATGGCCGCAAAGCGCTGCGCGTCGAAGTAGAGAGCTGGACGCTCTTTTCGGCGGCGATCGCGAAAGTCATCGTCGCCCCACGACCCGGCATGTGA
- a CDS encoding MBL fold metallo-hydrolase, whose amino-acid sequence MRTFLTFAVCSTLAASSPADVHSARTISQAADSTTIVFLGTGTPRPDPTAMGPATAVVVGRRTFLFDAGVGVTRQFTAAKLPPASIAAVFFTHLHSDHTLGYPDLIFTTWTFGRRTPLQVYGPHGLSAMTNAIYEAWKADIEVRTTGLEHAYPNGYRVNVHEIQPGVVYDSGGVRITAIPVLHGSWNEAFGYRIDTPDRSIVISGDTRPAQSIETAARGADVLIHEVHPESAGSTPPPANNPDWAKYLREFHTSDVELGKLAAAAQPKTLILYHFGAHGVADFAVTATIRAQGYRGRVIVAKDLDRW is encoded by the coding sequence ATGCGCACTTTCCTTACATTCGCCGTGTGCAGCACGCTCGCGGCTTCGAGCCCCGCCGACGTGCACTCGGCCCGGACAATCTCACAAGCCGCGGACAGCACGACCATCGTGTTTCTCGGAACCGGCACGCCACGCCCGGATCCAACGGCGATGGGCCCCGCGACCGCGGTCGTCGTCGGCCGGCGCACCTTTCTCTTCGATGCCGGCGTCGGCGTGACACGACAGTTCACCGCCGCGAAGTTGCCGCCGGCGAGCATCGCTGCCGTGTTCTTCACGCACCTGCACAGCGATCACACGCTGGGCTATCCGGATCTCATCTTCACGACGTGGACGTTTGGACGTCGTACGCCGCTGCAGGTGTACGGGCCGCACGGGCTGTCGGCGATGACCAACGCGATCTACGAGGCGTGGAAGGCCGACATCGAAGTGCGCACCACGGGTTTAGAACATGCTTATCCGAACGGGTATCGCGTGAACGTGCACGAGATTCAACCGGGTGTCGTCTACGACAGCGGCGGCGTGCGAATCACGGCCATTCCGGTGCTGCATGGATCGTGGAACGAGGCATTCGGCTATCGCATCGACACGCCGGACCGCTCGATCGTGATCTCGGGCGATACGCGCCCGGCACAAAGCATCGAGACGGCGGCGCGCGGCGCCGACGTGCTCATTCACGAGGTGCATCCCGAGTCGGCGGGCAGTACGCCGCCGCCCGCGAACAATCCGGACTGGGCGAAATACTTGCGCGAGTTTCACACGAGCGACGTGGAGCTGGGCAAGCTCGCCGCCGCGGCGCAGCCGAAGACGCTCATCCTCTACCACTTCGGCGCGCACGGCGTCGCCGATTTCGCGGTCACCGCAACGATTCGCGCGCAGGGGTATCGCGGGCGAGTGATCGTCGCGAAGGATCTCGATCGCTGGTAG
- a CDS encoding ABC transporter permease — MKREQLFRRYLRFWRADPARDVHEELDFHVNMRVTEFQRMGMSREEAERAARERFGDVNGVRSEVEHLAVNREVRRQRAETFDGIAQDIRYTLRTLRARRGFAAAIIITLALGIGANLAIFTVVDSVLLRPLPLHDPDRLVRLYDDLPGAGATDVGVSVPELQDLSSRAGIFDAVSGIYPASAALAGGEHVERIELLGTSANYFELLQAKAALGRVYGQAEWQPGFLGTVVISDALWRRQFGADRAIIGKTIRLDEDPYTIIGVMPPEFRHPGNTLAGDVDAWAGAGFSADPFPSPPPRASRLVPGAIARLKPGVTIEQAQARLDQFVTQLGHEYPADYRENFRWSIRLESVQSTLTGNVRTTLAVLLGAVSFLLLIVCVNVASLMLARSSSRMREFALRQALGASRARIARQMMLESLTLALAGGIAAMLVLHLSLGALTAVLPPNLPRLNEIHADWRVVVAAIVLSLGAALLIGLAPAVQATGADANRALNEGGRSGSGSTVRRNRARTALVVAEIALSVVLLIGAGLLVRSFSAVLHVEPGIDPTNVVTGEVWVPVPNNPAANKYLKPPEQAALAERLLGGLRQIPGVEVAALATPGDVPFLGSQNSPRPFQLPDEPATKENDHAARYGQVSADYFAALRIATRSGRVFTSHDDLNAPNVVVVNEAFARRFSPQRNLVGQRLRAGRNTDFTIIGVVADVRADGLDAEPTPRIYLSLTQRPTVALSVFVRSRGDLPSIERAITKTVHDVDTDLPVFGVRTMNDVMSSSMERRRFSLALIAAFAVVAVLMAALGIYGVMAFVVSQREQEFGVRQALGATGRDILVLAVRPGIQMAVAGTVLGAAIAFVVTRLISSLLYGVSARDPVTFLGVAIVLGLVAIAASLVPARRATKADPAVALRN, encoded by the coding sequence ATGAAGCGCGAACAATTGTTCCGCCGCTATCTCCGCTTCTGGCGCGCCGATCCGGCGCGCGATGTACACGAGGAGCTGGACTTCCACGTCAACATGCGCGTGACCGAGTTCCAGCGAATGGGCATGAGTCGCGAAGAAGCCGAGCGCGCCGCGCGCGAACGGTTCGGTGACGTGAACGGCGTGCGCTCCGAGGTGGAGCATCTCGCCGTCAATCGCGAAGTCCGGCGGCAGCGCGCCGAGACGTTCGACGGCATCGCGCAGGACATTCGCTACACGCTGCGCACGCTCCGCGCTCGACGCGGTTTCGCTGCCGCGATCATCATCACGCTCGCGTTGGGCATCGGCGCGAACCTCGCCATCTTCACGGTGGTCGATAGCGTGCTGCTTCGACCGCTGCCCCTGCACGACCCCGACCGACTCGTTCGCTTGTACGATGATTTGCCGGGCGCCGGCGCGACGGACGTCGGCGTGTCGGTACCCGAGCTTCAGGACCTGAGCTCGCGCGCCGGCATCTTCGACGCGGTCAGCGGCATCTATCCGGCGAGCGCGGCACTCGCCGGCGGCGAACACGTCGAGCGCATCGAGTTGCTGGGCACGAGTGCGAATTACTTCGAGCTGCTGCAGGCGAAGGCGGCGCTCGGGCGCGTGTATGGGCAAGCCGAATGGCAACCCGGTTTCCTGGGCACGGTGGTGATCAGCGACGCGCTGTGGCGCCGCCAGTTCGGCGCGGATCGCGCGATCATCGGCAAGACGATTCGCCTCGACGAAGATCCGTACACCATCATCGGCGTCATGCCGCCGGAGTTTCGGCATCCGGGCAACACGCTCGCCGGCGACGTGGACGCGTGGGCGGGCGCCGGCTTCAGTGCCGATCCATTCCCCTCGCCGCCGCCGCGTGCCTCGCGGCTCGTGCCCGGAGCGATCGCGCGGCTCAAACCCGGCGTGACGATCGAGCAGGCGCAGGCTCGGCTCGATCAATTCGTGACGCAGCTCGGGCACGAATACCCTGCCGACTACCGCGAGAATTTTCGCTGGAGCATCCGACTCGAGTCGGTGCAGTCGACGCTCACCGGCAACGTGCGCACGACGCTGGCCGTGCTGCTCGGCGCTGTGAGTTTTCTCTTATTGATCGTGTGCGTGAACGTCGCGAGCCTCATGCTCGCACGTTCGTCGTCGCGCATGCGCGAGTTCGCGCTGCGTCAGGCGCTCGGCGCGTCACGCGCGCGCATCGCGCGGCAGATGATGCTCGAGAGTCTCACACTCGCGCTCGCCGGCGGCATCGCCGCGATGCTCGTGCTTCACCTTTCACTCGGCGCGTTGACGGCGGTGCTTCCGCCGAATCTCCCGCGGCTCAACGAGATTCACGCCGATTGGCGCGTGGTCGTCGCGGCAATCGTCTTGTCGCTCGGCGCGGCGTTGTTGATCGGCCTCGCGCCCGCCGTTCAAGCGACTGGCGCGGACGCGAATCGCGCATTGAACGAAGGTGGCCGCAGCGGCAGCGGCTCGACCGTCCGCCGCAATCGCGCGCGAACCGCGCTCGTCGTCGCCGAGATCGCGTTGTCGGTGGTGCTGTTGATCGGCGCGGGTCTGCTGGTGCGAAGCTTTTCCGCCGTGCTGCACGTCGAGCCAGGGATCGATCCAACGAACGTCGTCACCGGCGAGGTATGGGTGCCGGTTCCGAATAATCCGGCCGCGAACAAGTATCTCAAGCCGCCGGAGCAGGCGGCGTTGGCGGAACGACTCCTTGGCGGCCTGCGACAGATTCCGGGCGTCGAAGTCGCGGCGCTCGCCACCCCGGGCGACGTGCCGTTCCTGGGCTCGCAGAATAGTCCGCGACCGTTCCAACTGCCCGACGAGCCGGCAACGAAGGAGAACGATCACGCGGCGCGGTACGGACAGGTGAGTGCCGACTATTTCGCCGCGCTGCGAATCGCGACGCGCAGCGGGCGCGTGTTCACGTCGCACGACGACTTGAACGCGCCGAACGTGGTGGTCGTCAACGAAGCCTTCGCGCGGCGATTCTCTCCGCAGCGCAACCTCGTCGGCCAGCGCCTGCGCGCCGGCCGCAACACCGACTTCACGATCATTGGAGTCGTGGCCGACGTGCGTGCCGACGGCCTCGATGCCGAGCCGACGCCGCGCATCTACTTGTCGCTGACGCAGCGGCCGACGGTGGCGCTGTCGGTGTTCGTGCGATCGCGCGGCGACTTGCCGTCGATCGAGCGCGCGATCACGAAGACGGTGCATGACGTCGATACCGATTTGCCGGTGTTCGGTGTACGAACGATGAACGACGTGATGTCGTCGTCGATGGAACGGCGGCGGTTCTCGCTCGCGCTCATCGCCGCATTTGCGGTCGTTGCCGTGCTCATGGCGGCGCTCGGCATCTATGGCGTGATGGCGTTCGTCGTGAGCCAGCGCGAACAGGAATTCGGCGTTCGCCAGGCGCTCGGCGCCACCGGCCGCGATATCCTGGTGCTCGCCGTGCGGCCCGGCATTCAGATGGCGGTGGCCGGCACGGTGCTCGGTGCCGCGATCGCGTTCGTCGTCACGCGGCTGATCTCATCGCTGTTGTACGGGGTCTCGGCGCGCGATCCGGTGACGTTCCTGGGCGTGGCGATCGTGCTCGGACTCGTCGCGATTGCGGCCTCGCTCGTTCCCGCGCGCCGGGCGACAAAGGCGGATCCGGCGGTGGCGTTACGGAATTAG
- a CDS encoding alpha/beta hydrolase has product MPRTSLSMLLVVALAATRLPAQTHSLVSVGDHRLDFVREGAGVPALVFEVGLSDSLDTWLPLAHAMAQYTTTIAYSRAGFGRSESGSSDHSVPQSARDLHELLHRGGVALPVVLVARSYGSLIARLYTSLYPEDVAGIVLVDGTHEQQVRRFGTLDSTYPEKFRQYYDSLIPTIRSVPAAAETRETVKIQADGAVPGLTPLPDIPIAVLTSMKSDESAPYVNGTARGHVVWRALHDEWFQRSRNGMHLETTHSGHGIQDDEPELVAMAIRFVLDRVRAK; this is encoded by the coding sequence ATGCCACGAACATCGCTATCGATGCTCCTCGTCGTCGCGCTCGCCGCGACTCGGTTGCCGGCGCAAACGCACAGCCTCGTATCGGTCGGCGACCATCGGCTCGACTTCGTTCGAGAAGGCGCCGGCGTGCCCGCGCTCGTCTTCGAGGTCGGACTGTCCGACTCGCTCGATACCTGGCTGCCGCTCGCGCACGCAATGGCACAGTACACGACGACCATCGCCTACTCGCGCGCCGGGTTCGGCCGGTCAGAGTCGGGCTCGAGCGACCACTCGGTACCGCAATCCGCGCGCGACCTGCACGAGCTGTTGCACCGCGGCGGCGTCGCGCTGCCGGTCGTGCTCGTGGCGCGATCGTACGGCAGTTTGATCGCGCGTCTCTACACGTCACTGTATCCCGAGGATGTCGCGGGTATCGTGCTGGTCGACGGCACGCACGAGCAGCAAGTTCGCCGGTTTGGGACGCTCGACAGTACGTATCCGGAAAAGTTCCGGCAGTATTACGATTCTCTAATCCCTACCATACGGTCGGTCCCGGCCGCGGCCGAGACGCGTGAAACGGTGAAGATTCAGGCCGACGGCGCGGTGCCGGGGCTGACGCCGCTGCCCGACATCCCGATCGCCGTGCTCACCAGCATGAAATCCGACGAGTCGGCGCCGTACGTGAACGGAACGGCGCGCGGACATGTCGTGTGGCGCGCGCTGCACGACGAATGGTTTCAGCGCTCGCGCAACGGGATGCATCTCGAGACGACGCACAGCGGACACGGAATTCAGGACGACGAACCCGAGCTGGTGGCGATGGCGATTCGCTTCGTGCTCGACCGCGTGCGAGCGAAATGA
- a CDS encoding ABC transporter permease, protein MTADIALPAAYDDTAHRAPALGGFNLTALRLEVRRVLRNRRTLMFVLVFPSMFFFMFRGSVSRSAAGSDVALAYLLISMSVYGAMVGTTAGGAAVAVERSVGWSRQLRLTPLSPTAYIAMKVLTAMVLGLVAVVAAYTIGAISGVHMSPRVWLLSGLGAWASSLVFAAFGLFMGFLLPSENVMQFVGPLLAVLAMFGGLFIPLQLMPPLVQTMAKFSPVYGVGQLARAPLIGGLTATGIAGIVAWTVVFALGAAALFRRDTARV, encoded by the coding sequence ATGACTGCTGACATCGCACTGCCGGCCGCGTACGACGATACGGCGCATCGCGCGCCCGCGCTGGGCGGTTTCAATCTGACCGCGCTCCGGCTGGAGGTGCGGCGGGTGCTGCGCAATCGCCGGACGTTGATGTTCGTGCTCGTGTTCCCGAGCATGTTCTTCTTCATGTTCCGCGGCTCGGTGTCGCGGAGCGCCGCCGGCAGCGACGTCGCGCTTGCGTATTTGCTCATTAGCATGTCGGTATACGGCGCGATGGTGGGTACAACGGCCGGCGGCGCGGCGGTCGCAGTCGAGCGCAGCGTCGGCTGGAGCCGCCAGTTGCGCCTGACGCCGCTCTCGCCGACGGCCTACATCGCGATGAAAGTCCTCACCGCGATGGTGCTCGGCCTCGTGGCCGTGGTCGCGGCGTACACCATCGGCGCGATTTCCGGCGTGCACATGAGCCCTCGCGTGTGGCTCCTGTCGGGATTGGGCGCGTGGGCCTCGTCGCTGGTGTTCGCGGCGTTCGGCTTGTTCATGGGCTTTCTCCTGCCGTCCGAGAACGTGATGCAGTTCGTCGGTCCGCTGCTCGCCGTGCTCGCGATGTTCGGCGGCTTGTTCATCCCGCTGCAACTCATGCCGCCGCTCGTTCAAACGATGGCGAAGTTCAGCCCGGTGTATGGCGTCGGTCAGCTCGCGCGTGCGCCGCTGATCGGCGGACTGACGGCCACGGGGATCGCCGGCATTGTCGCGTGGACGGTCGTCTTCGCGCTCGGCGCGGCGGCGTTGTTCCGGCGCGACACGGCGCGGGTGTGA
- a CDS encoding DUF5916 domain-containing protein, whose protein sequence is MFALLFVATLGLGPQLRDTTHVVEVSRGTTAIRAAVPPVIDGKDDDAIWRKAPTIDQFTQWQPTEGKAPRFRTEAKVAYDAANLYVFVRAFDAHPDSIIRLLERRDTFTPSDMIWLFVDSYHDRRTGYEFGVNAAGVKIDQAVYNGGNEDGAWDAVWDVATTIDSLGWTAEFRIPLSQMRYSSDRTHTFGFTIDRDIYRYNERVSWPSFSQAKPDLISQLGDLDGLNDLEAPRRLEALPYAVTKRAAAITNNRFTNQSNVSVGGDLRYRVASNLTLDATVNPDFGQVESDPAVLNLSAYESFFDERRPFFVAGRGLFRFDVNCSQVNCSSEGLYYSRRIGRTPELAGFYGDTVPLTPTTILGAAKLTGRSANGFTLGALDAVTQEATGPGDTTYEPRTNFSVVRATQDLRGGLTTFGGIVTAVNRQMDTWSSPFLPSSAYAAAVDFRHRFFKNTYEFSGSLDESRVQGSSAAINRLQTNSVHDYQRPDAGLPYDSTRTALGGDAEELKFDKVGGQHFLFESAYQRRSPGFEINDLGFLRRADQQSWNTWVGYFDRREHLFYQRFQWNNNWWQYWSANGLAQEAAYNTNTHITLKNNWGVHTGGTLGQLGTTFDDRAARGGPAVRQDTYLAPWLSINGNDRRSLVPFLSFNWFRGANGRNWSNNVSPELDYKMLGRFSSALSLNYTHNVTDNQWYGLFTDTVGSHYTFAHLDQTTTSLTMRLNYTFTPTLSLQAYLQPFVSKGTYSNVRQLSATPRADAYDARYAAFNDAAVTSNPGGFDFKELQSNLVLRWEYRPGSTLFVVWNEGRQGTGDVATRDDFRGDVRSLFALHPANTFLVKMSYWLNR, encoded by the coding sequence ATGTTCGCATTGCTGTTCGTCGCTACTCTTGGGCTCGGTCCTCAGCTCCGCGATACGACGCACGTCGTCGAGGTTTCGCGCGGCACGACCGCCATTCGCGCCGCGGTGCCGCCGGTCATCGACGGCAAGGACGACGACGCGATCTGGCGCAAGGCGCCGACGATCGATCAGTTCACGCAGTGGCAGCCGACCGAAGGCAAAGCGCCGCGCTTCCGCACCGAAGCGAAGGTCGCCTACGACGCGGCGAATCTCTACGTGTTCGTGCGGGCGTTCGACGCGCATCCCGACAGCATCATTCGCCTGCTCGAGCGGCGCGATACGTTCACGCCGTCAGACATGATCTGGCTCTTCGTGGACTCGTATCACGACCGGCGCACGGGCTACGAGTTCGGCGTGAACGCGGCGGGCGTCAAGATTGACCAGGCGGTGTACAACGGCGGCAACGAAGACGGCGCCTGGGACGCCGTCTGGGACGTCGCGACGACGATCGATTCGCTCGGCTGGACGGCCGAGTTTCGCATTCCGCTATCGCAGATGCGATACAGCAGCGATCGCACGCACACGTTTGGCTTCACCATCGATCGCGACATCTATCGATACAACGAACGCGTGAGCTGGCCGAGCTTCAGCCAGGCGAAGCCGGATCTCATCTCGCAGCTCGGCGACCTCGATGGGTTGAACGATCTCGAGGCGCCGCGACGGCTCGAGGCCCTGCCCTACGCCGTGACGAAGCGCGCGGCGGCGATCACGAACAACCGGTTCACCAACCAGTCGAACGTCTCGGTCGGCGGCGATCTTCGCTATCGGGTAGCGTCGAATCTCACGCTCGACGCGACGGTGAATCCCGATTTCGGCCAGGTCGAGTCCGACCCCGCGGTGCTCAACCTATCGGCCTACGAATCCTTCTTCGACGAGCGGCGGCCGTTCTTCGTCGCCGGACGCGGTCTGTTTCGGTTCGACGTCAATTGCAGCCAGGTGAATTGCTCGAGCGAGGGACTGTATTACAGCCGGCGCATCGGGCGCACGCCGGAGCTCGCGGGATTCTACGGCGACACCGTGCCGCTCACGCCGACAACGATTCTTGGCGCGGCCAAGCTCACCGGCCGTTCGGCGAATGGCTTCACGCTCGGCGCGTTGGACGCGGTGACGCAGGAGGCGACCGGCCCCGGCGACACGACGTACGAGCCGCGGACGAACTTCTCGGTGGTGCGCGCCACGCAGGATCTTCGCGGCGGCCTCACCACGTTCGGCGGCATCGTCACGGCCGTCAACCGCCAGATGGATACGTGGTCGTCGCCGTTCCTGCCGTCCTCGGCGTATGCGGCGGCGGTGGACTTTAGACATCGATTCTTCAAGAATACATATGAATTTTCAGGGTCGCTCGACGAGAGCCGCGTCCAGGGCTCGAGCGCGGCGATCAATCGGTTACAGACCAATTCCGTCCACGACTACCAGCGCCCCGACGCCGGGCTGCCGTACGATTCCACTCGCACGGCGCTGGGCGGCGATGCCGAGGAGCTCAAGTTCGACAAGGTCGGCGGGCAGCATTTCCTGTTCGAGAGCGCGTATCAGCGCCGCTCGCCGGGATTCGAGATCAACGACCTCGGGTTTCTTCGCCGCGCCGACCAGCAATCGTGGAACACCTGGGTCGGCTATTTCGACCGCCGCGAGCATCTCTTCTATCAGCGCTTTCAGTGGAACAACAACTGGTGGCAGTACTGGTCGGCGAACGGCCTGGCGCAGGAAGCCGCGTACAACACGAACACGCACATCACGCTCAAGAACAACTGGGGCGTGCATACCGGCGGGACTCTCGGGCAGCTCGGTACCACGTTCGACGATCGTGCCGCGCGCGGCGGTCCCGCGGTGCGGCAGGACACGTATCTCGCGCCGTGGTTGTCGATCAACGGCAACGATCGACGGTCGCTGGTGCCATTTCTCAGCTTCAATTGGTTCCGCGGCGCGAACGGTCGAAACTGGTCGAATAACGTGAGCCCCGAGCTCGACTACAAAATGCTCGGCCGTTTCAGCTCGGCGCTCTCGCTGAACTACACGCACAACGTGACCGACAACCAGTGGTACGGGCTGTTCACCGACACGGTCGGCTCGCACTACACGTTCGCGCATCTCGATCAGACGACCACGTCGTTGACGATGCGTCTCAACTACACCTTCACGCCGACGTTGTCATTGCAGGCGTATCTCCAGCCGTTCGTGTCGAAGGGCACCTACTCGAACGTTCGACAGCTTTCGGCGACGCCGCGCGCCGATGCGTACGACGCGCGGTACGCGGCGTTCAACGACGCGGCGGTCACGAGCAATCCCGGCGGCTTCGACTTCAAGGAGCTGCAGTCGAATCTCGTGCTGCGCTGGGAGTATCGGCCGGGCTCGACGTTGTTCGTCGTCTGGAACGAGGGCCGCCAGGGGACGGGCGATGTGGCGACCCGCGATGACTTCCGGGGCGACGTGCGCAGTCTGTTTGCGCTGCATCCCGCGAACACCTTCCTGGTGAAGATGTCGTACTGGCTGAACCGCTGA